The following are encoded together in the Hoplias malabaricus isolate fHopMal1 chromosome 3, fHopMal1.hap1, whole genome shotgun sequence genome:
- the si:zfos-169g10.2 gene encoding somatostatin receptor type 5 gives MVALQVVAQSHSSRDLEVTWTVANDLSSKMKTPITDSWANTSVLPANPAFPFGSQLPNDELQLNGSLQNWTDSDGIGFVPSVAGILIPLIYIIVCVIGLGGNTLVIHIVLRYSQTQSVTNIYILNLAIADELFMLGLPFLAVQNALLSWPFGSLMCRLVMTVDAINQFTSIFCLTVMSIDRYLAVVHPLRSSRWRRPRVAKAVNATVWAVSFLVVLPVVVFADVLQDDGNCSIVWPEPAEVWKTAFIVYTATVGFFGPLLVICMCYLLIVVKVRNSGRRVRATSIRRRKSERKITRMVVIVVAVFVFCWLPFYVLNIVNLLVLLPGEFRGLYYFVVVLSYANSCANPILYGFLSDNFKRGFRKALCRSTRRVENQDLQQGTLGNHTLPLEEVKKDLEPRECLRDTCTEIRSEREEEDEEEEEVEMGYIENATQISEVCRSMKNGCRNGHMEGTRNRFSHATEAKAAGSINGSRTGENGGYISPTFGPIASLGGTQKGNVKRLSQEGDSVLEITYL, from the exons atggtggcgctgcaggtggtggcgcagtcacacagctccagggacctggag GTGACATGGACAGTGGCTAATGACCTCTCCAGCAAGATGAAGACACCAATTACAGACTCCTGGGCCAACACGTCAGTTCTCCCTGCCAATCCAGCCTTTCCCTTTGGCTCCCAACTTCCAAATGATGAGCTCCAACTTAACGGATCTCTGCAGAACTGGACGGACAGCGATGGCATCGGCTTTGTGCCTAGCGTTGCTGGAATCCTCATCCCTCTTATCTACATAATTGTCTGTGTGATTGGTTTAGGTGGAAACACCTTAGTTATTCACATTGTCCTGCGCTACTCTCAGACACAGTCTGTCACAAATATCTATATCCTGAACCTAGCCATTGCTGATGAGCTGTTCATGCTGGGCCTTCCCTTTTTGGCCGTCCAGAATGCACTCCTCTCCTGGCCATTTGGCTCGTTAATGTGCCGTCTAGTCATGACCGTAGACGCCATCAACCAGTTCACCAGCATCTTCTGCTTGACAGTGATGAGTATCGACCGCTACTTGGCGGTGGTGCATCCCCTCCGGTCCTCTCGGTGGCGCCGGCCACGAGTAGCCAAGGCAGTGAATGCCACAGTATGGGCAGTTTCATTTCTGGTGGTCCTACCGGTGGTGGTGTTTGCCGACGTCTTGCAGGATGATGGTAACTGCAGCATTGTGTGGCCCGAGCCTGCAGAGGTTTGGAAAACTGCGTTTATTGTTTACACGGCGACTGTAGGCTTCTTTGGCCCCCTGCTGGTCATCTGCATGTGCTACCTGCTCATTGTGGTCAAGGTACGCAACTCTGGTCGCAGAGTTCGAGCCACGTCCATCCGGCGGCGGAAATCAGAACGGAAGATCACGCGAATGGTGGTGATTGTTGTAGCCGTGTTCGTGTTCTGTTGGTTACCGTTCTATGTACTGAACATCGTCAACTTGTTGGTGCTGCTCCCTGGCGAGTTCCGTGGTCTGTATtactttgtggtggtcctgtcgTATGCGAACAGCTGCGCCAACCCAATTCTTTATGGGTTCCTTTCCGACAACTTCAAGCGAGGCTTCCGGAAAGCTCTGTGCCGCTCAACGAGGCGAGTAGAAAATCAGGATCTCCAGCAGGGAACCTTGGGGAATCATACCCTGCCTCTTGAGGAGGTGAAGAAAGACCTAGAGCCCAGAGAATGCCTGAGGGATACCTGCACAGAGATACGgtcagaaagagaggaagaagatgaggaagaggaagaagttGAAATGGGTTACATAGAGAATGCAACCCAGATATCGGAAGTCTGCAGGTCGATGAAGAACGGCTGCAGGAACGGACACATGGAGGGCACGAGGAACCGGTTCTCACACGCAACAGAGGCCAAAGCTGCAGGCTCAATAAATGGAAGTAGGACTGGGGAAAATGGAGGCTACATTAGTCCAACTTTTGGACCTATTGCTTCTCTCGGTGGAACTCAAAAAGGAAATGTCAAACGGCTGTCACAGGAGGGAGACAGTGTCTTGGAAATCACGTACTTGTAA